The following DNA comes from Pongo pygmaeus isolate AG05252 chromosome 9, NHGRI_mPonPyg2-v2.0_pri, whole genome shotgun sequence.
ATCTACCTTGGTTTGCCATTAGGCAGTCAGCTCAGTGGTTGACAGACCTTTTTCCAGGTTGTTCTATTGGGGACACAGCTTCCTGGTCCTGGTGGAACCTGCAGCTGGAGTCACCCTCAGAATGGTGGCAGGGGAATTCCTGCAAGGGACTGCCCAAACCATCCCCAAATGGGGTCAGTTGAGATTCCAAAGAAGAAAGCACCAAGTTCCAAAGCACTTATTAGGGGGACTTACATGTAGAGCGCTGCACTGGTCCTCATGACAGACAGCAAGAAAAGAGATGCTCTGCTTAGGTATGTCTGCAGCAAGGGCTCTGGGTTATGGAGTTATCTGGCCTAAGGTTGGGCTAATTCCTACATGTTTAGCAACATGTTTAATCTTTCAGTATTTCAGGTAACAACCTAAACAGGGTTTCAGTGCCAGGGAATGTTTCCAGGGCTCAGGCCTGCAGGAAAAGACACGCAGCTGGCCAGGTGACAGAGCAGTCTAGGCATTCTGTGTTTCTCGATCAGGACAGATAAGTAAGTGGGGGTTCCTGGGGGACCCTACACCCAGGAAGGAGGGTAACTGCTAATTCAAGGAAGGCTTACTTATAAAGAGGAAGAAGGGTTGAAGGATAGTATCCCTAAGGTGATGTTTCCCAGGGCCAGAAGCTCATAGAACTTTCCGGAAGGAGTAGGTCACCAGCCTTCGCATGAGCCACGGAGCACCAGTGTCTGCTGGCCGTTGTGTGGTGAGTGCTGTGGGTCAGCCTTTGGGCTGCAGCCAGATAAACCTAGACCCAAAACCTCACTTGGCCACATGCTACGTGAGCTTCATTCTTCTCTTCTGAAAAATGGGGGGATAAGAATGGTATTTATCTAacctgttgtgaggattaaatcagcTAATGGATAAAAATTTCCTAGTGCAGTGCCTGGCTTCTGAGTGCTGAGAAATGTAGTCTGTTATTGTTAATTAAAGAGGTCTTTCCTAACTGCATGTTAAATGGGTTTTGAGGGAACTGTCAGACACCTCTATTGCAGGTGTCTGGGTATCTCTTGGAAGCGTGGCAGGTACCCCCACAAACATGTTATGCCCTTTGAAGAGCTTTGGGGCCATTAACATCCTGTCCATTTCAATTGCTTAGAGGACAGGGAATAATGGAATCAAATTTTCTAATGGCAGGCCTACACAGcaatttgtcattttaataagTGCTCAGATGGCTGCAGACTTCACACTCAGACGGTAGGGGTGACCAATCGACAaatcaggcacatgccaccttttCCTTTCTGTCTGCTGCTAAAAGACCTCAAGATAAATGGAGACAGCAAGGAATGAAAGAAACAGCACAGGCTTGGGCCAGACGAGCAGGAATCCAAATATCAGCTCTGCCTGATTTTTGGTGGCCTGGgtgtcacttaacctctttggaaccccattttcttatttatccaTCCAATTAGTAAGTACTTTTTGAATACATCCATGTGCCAGGCTGTGTTCTAAGTGCTTGGAATAtcagagaacaaaacaaacacaaacttaTGCCCctgtggagcttacattctgatGGTGGGAGAGAGACTGTTTGAATTAAGCCTGATTCATAAGCAAACAATATAGTGTTTATATAGTGGGGATTCCAATATCTAATGCCAGTGAGTAGCTGTGGAGATAACAAGCCACAATCCACGTGTAATGCATAGGACatagtaggcatttaataaactATTCTGATTATTCTTTTTCAATTGCTCCCAGGTTTCTCAAACGCTTTAAACACTTAATGTGTAGTTTGCACCTAGatattgttcatttattcattcaacaaacagctagcgagcatctactatgtgctagactCTGTACTAGGCACCAGGGATACAAAAGAACCCTATAAGAGAGTGAGGCCCCTGCCCTTGAGGATTTCACACCCCTGCCCTTGAGGATTTCACACCCTGACCCCTGGATAACAGAAGAGAAGCCTGGGAGAGCCCCGGGGTGGGGGTGGCCTTCCATCTTGTGTTCTAGTGAATCAGAACAGCCCACTTCACTGATGGTGTCTTTTTTTAACTCAAAGCATCCCAGCTATGGCTGGCGATTCTAGGAATGCCATGAACCAGGACATGGAGATTGGAGTCACTCCCTGGGACCCCAAGAAGATTCCCAAACAGGCCCGCGATTATGTCCCCATTGCCACAGACCGTACACGCCTGCTGGCTGAGGGCAAGAAGCCACGCCAGCGCTACATGGAGAAGAGCGGCAAGTGCAACGTGCACCACGGCAACGTCCAGGAGACCTACCGGTACCTGAGTGACCTCTTCACCACCCTGGTCGACCTCAAGTGGCGCTTCAACCTGCTCGTCTTCACCATGGTTTACACCGTCACCTGGCTGTTCTTCGGCTTCATTTGGTGGCTCATTGCTTACATCCGGGGTGACCTGGACCATGTTGGTGACCAAGAGTGGATTCCTTGTGTTGAAAACCTCAGTGGCTTCGTGTCCGCTTTCCTGTTCTCCATTGAAACTGAAACCACCATTGGGTATGGCTTCCgagtcatcacagagaagtgtccaGAGGGGATTATACTCCTCTTGGTCCAGGCCATCCTGGGCTCCATCGTCAATGCCTTCATGGTGGGGTGCATGTTTGTCAAGATCAGCCAGCCCAAGAAGAGAGCGGAGACCCTCATGTTTTCCAACAACGCAGTCATCTCCATGCGGGACGAGAAGCTGTGCCTCATGTTCCGGGTGGGCGACCTCCGCAACTCCCACATCGTGGAGGCCTCCATCCGGGCCAAGCTCATCAAGTCCCGGCAGACCAAAGAGGGGGAGTTCATCCCCTTGAACCAGACAGACATCAACGTGGGCTTTGACACAGGTGACGACCGCCTCTTCCTGGTGTCTCCTCTGATCATCTCCCACGAGATCAACGAGAAGAGCCCTTTCTGGGAGATGTCTCAGGCTCAGCTGCATCAGGAAGAGTTTGAAGTCGTGGTCATTCTAGAAGGGATGGTGGAAGCCACAGGTAAGGCGCTTTGTCCTCTTCAGCCACAAATGGCCCTACCTACACTTCAGACTTAGTCCACTGTGACTCCAGAAGATGCAGGTCTGTGCCTGAGAGTCCTGGAGTGGCACAGGCAACATGTTCAATCCCTAAATCGTGGTTTGAGGGGTACTGGTACTCAAGATTGAGTAATAGCAATAGCTAACACTGACAGGAGCTTCCCAACTTTCAGGCACCGTCCTAAACAATAAACATCTATCATCTGGCCAAATGTCCTCCCACGCCCTATGAGATAGTggggtgttgttgttgttgttgttgtttgtttgttttgtttgtttgtttgtttttgaggcagggtcttgctctgtcacccaggctagagtgcagtggcctgatctcggctcactgcaacctccacctcccggattcaagcgattcttctgcctcagcctctggagtagctgggattacaggtgcccgccattgcgcccggctaatttttgtatttttagtagagacggggtttcaccatgttggccaggttggtgtcgaactcctgaccttgtgatcccctgcctcggcctcccaaagtgctgggattacatgcgtgagccacagtgcccagccgaGATAGTTTTTATTAAGGTACAGAtaaagacacagggacacaggcagGCTAAATTATTTGCCCAAGAGCAAGCACTTTCGAGTGATAGAGCCAGGATGGAAATTGAGGCAGGGGACCCCAGAGCCAGCACTTGTTTCCAACAGGACAAACTGTCCCTTCTTGGAACAAGTGTTCTACCCATAAGAGCTCGCTGGTCAGATAGCTCTTGTAATCACAGGGCGAAACAAAAGCGAACTGGGTTCTTTACAGTAGACTTCTCGCTGTCCTTACCCACTGAGTCTCATCACTGGGAAAGGAGGGGATGCAGAATTTCCTAAACTCAAAAGGGTTCTCACCAACCCTTTACTTGGAGAGACCTTTGCTGCAGAGGAGGGGCTTTTCTGGTTGGGCCCCCTCTGGAGCAGCCAGCCCTCAGCACTCTTGCAGAAGCTTGGCTTAGTGAACCCAGGGCAGGTGAGGCTCCTTTCACACAAAAAAACAGTGCATCCATGCTGAGGCATCAACATCCATGTATGCCCAAGAAAATGCCCTTTGTGTGGCCAGCATGGCACCTCCCTGCTCAGCTACTGACTCACCGGCAGCTGGTAGCCAAGGACCCACCAATTCCTCAGCCACTCAGCCATGGCAGACCTCGGTGAGGTGGCTCCAGGGATTCCAAGGCCTGGGACTGCCTGAACTCTGGCAGAGGACTCTAgttccccaccccactcccagtaAAACCCCACATCCTGCGTATTTCATTTCTTCCTCgtgccttcctttctctctctctctctttttttttcaaccagGTACAATAAGCAGCTGGTCAGGCCCTAAGGATGGGTTCTAGAAACTCAGTCATGCTCAGAATGATGCATgtctatttttctaattcttgcAAATGACAGTGTAGGGCTGGCTtcagtctcattttacagatgtcgAAGCTGAACCTAAAAAGCATTATGTAGACAGTGAGTGTTCTTATTCAGCTCTTCCACTTACAAATCTGGAGCTTCTCTCACCACTCTGCCCCCCTAAAATACTAGGGGCCTGTCAGAAAGATGGCCAAGCACACCTCCCAGCCCCCAGGAAGCTGGCTGCCGGGCAGGGGACTCAGACCCAGACTCCACAAGCCTTCCCATTTTGAAGTCGGTGGAACCAGGAGAGGGCAATGACAAGCTCCAGGGACTGGTGCCAGAGGGAGCTGCTCGGCCATCTGCTGGGGGCTGGAGCCTGGCAGGCAGCATATGGTGGCAGGCAGGCAGCCCCATGGCCGAGGACAGTCAGGACTCAGGAAGCTTTCCCCCGCAGAGCTAGGGGCTTGCAGGTCACCCTGCCCTTGGCTCCGGGGTCAGAATCAGGACACAGGCTGCATTTCAGGGGAAAAGCTCCACTCTGAAGCCACAAAGAAGGGATTGGGTGAGAGACATGAGGTCAAATCATAGCATGCCTGACCACCCTCCAAGGCCTTCCTCACTCCCCAGCCACCCAGCAGGGAGAGCGCCCATAGGCTCGTAGTGGAGGGAGCCAGTGCTATCGGCCCCGCTACACCCCCAACCACGCCTCTGTCAAAGTCAGGGGCCCACCGTTCACTTGTCCTCACGGTTTGGCCTCCTTCCCCTCCCGCAACCTGGGCTGTGCTTGCTCTGTCCCACAAACTGTAGGGGAGATCCAAGGAGATTGGGCAGGAGACCCTGGCCCACATCTGTCCTGGATGTGGGTGGTTTGGTTGTCAGGCACATGCAGCCAGGTGTGGGCTGGGAATCCATGCCTCAGCTGGAGTAGCACAACTCTGCCGTATCCTGCCTGAGCGGGTTTGAGCAAGCTCCTTACCTTGTCAGCAAAGTGAGGAAAATCAATCTCTTAGGGCTGTTGGGAGGATTCAAGATGGAAAGGAGCTGTGCTGATCACTATACCTGACACCTGGGGAATCCTTTCCAAATGTATTCAGCAATGACAGGGACACAGCAGGATCTCTAGCTACAGGGAAGCCACTGCCACACCCCATAAGGAGCAGGAGGAGCCCAAAGGGGAAAGGTCCTGCCCATACCTTTCCCAAGGCCCTGGGAGCCTGCAGACGTCTGGCATGGTCTAGGCTGCTCAGGGCCCGGTTTGAGCCTCTCTGCCAAGGCTGTGGGGACAACAAGGGTGAGGACTGAAGGGAGAGGCCTGGCCCAGGAAGGCATCACTGAGAGCAGAGAGCAGGCTGTGAGCCCACCTGTGTGGGTGCGCTGGGGCTGAGAAGCAGCCTTGGACCTGGGTCTGCTTTGTATGAGCCCCTCCCAGAGAAAGCCCAAAGTGGGAGCTGGAGATGGTTGCCTTCAGCACACAACCAGCACAGTTAATGCCTTCCTTGGCCAGAAGATTAAATATCAGAAAGCTGCTTTCCTGTGACCCTAAGCACAGAAGCCTCCTCATCCATAAACAAAGCTGCCCTCCTCTCTGGAGAGAAAGCAACACCTAAAAATAGCATAGGCATGGCACGGGCTGAGTAGACAGGGAAACGAGGCATTGGAGCAGCCTCAAATCAAGAAGCCAAGCTCTGTGTGTGCGTCTGCTCCTCTtcctatgtgtatgtgtgtgtgtatgtgagtgtggaGCCCTCTCTCCATATGTGTCTACCCAAAACAATCCCCATATGTTCCAAATGCCTGTCAGCTTCTCTGTGTTCATTCATGCTGAATTTATCTTTGCCCTTTCCTGCCTTTTTTCCTATCTTAATCTTCTAGACCTGAATGCTGTTTTCAGGAACGAAGTCCCTGCCTTCAACTATTCCAACATCTATTCACTCCAATCTCTAGGAAATGACTTTCAGAATCTTGcatgttgatttctaattttctgCCACCACCACGCCTTGAACTCCTCCAGGGCAAGGACTGTGTCTTATTCAGCTTTACATCTCCACTATGCTTAGCACAAAGTAGATGTTCATGAAATGCTTGATGAGTGGTTGGATGGATGAAGGAATGCATGAATGTatggatgattggatggatggatggatggatagatggatggatggatggatggatggatgattggatggatggatgattaggtagatgagtggatggatggatggatgagtgataggatagatggatagataattGGAaggatagatgaataaataattgggtggatggatggatgattggatggatggatggatggatggatggatggatgattggatggatggatggatggatggatgattggatggatggatggatggatggatggatggatggatggctatATCTTTGCCCTTTCTGGCCTTTTTTTCCATatctggatggatggatggatggatggatggatggatatatcTTTGCCCTTTCCTGCCTTTTTCTCCATatctggatggatggatggatggatggatggatggatggatggatagatggatggttggatggacagatgattagatggatggatggatggatggatggatggatggatggatagatggatggatggatggatggatggatgaatggatgaatggatggatagatggatggatgattgcATCATAATGCATGTAACTTCCATTTCTCCAGGCATGACCTGCCAAGCCCGGAGCTCCTACATGGATACAGAGGTGCTCTGGGGCCACCGATTCACACCAGTCCTCACCTTGGAAAAGGGCTTCTATGAGGTGGACTACAACACCTTCCACGATACCTATGAGACCAACACACCCAGCTGCTGTGCCAAGGAGCTGGCAGAAATGAAGCGGGAAGGCCGGCTCCTCCAGTacctccccagccccccactGCTGGGGGGCTGTGCTGAGGCAGGGCTGGATGCAGAGGCTGAGCAGAATGAAGAAGATGAGCCCAAGGGGCTGGGTGGGTCCAGGGAGGCCAGGGGCTTGGTGTGAGGGGTGCAGCCTACTTAAGACCTCCTGTCACTGGCTTCAGTGAACACAGACACTGCAGAGCCTGGGACCAGGGGAGGGGAATAGTTGAGTGTGCTGTTTGGGGTCTCAGAAGCCATCAAGGCTGTGGGGAGGAACCATAAACCCAGCCCTCACAGCTCCCAGCACAGGGCCTCCCTGAGCCAGTGGCATCCTGCCTGGACCCCCCCATGGCAGTGCTGCCTCTTGTGGGTGCTGGCTAAGGGCCAGGCCAGGATGAGTTTCCCCATGGTGAGTGTTACCGGGTGGCATCTGTTCTCCCCATGCCCTGGGTCACTTCCTTTTTTGGGTCTCACAGACCCCTCCAGGGGCTGACACCTAGAGAGAACCATCACCTTGTCCCCTCATTCCTTCCACCCTGAGGCTTGCTGTGGATTCAGAGAGGAGTCTTACCTGATGGGAGCTCAAACCTCTAGTCTGGGATGAGCTCACAGAGCCCTCATGGGTTAAGATCCATCCATATCACATAGGCAATTCCTTTTAAATCAGATAGCAACGACCCATTACTGAGAGCTACAGAGCGTACAGCCCTTGGTGTTCTCTGCTGTTATCTGCCgaatgtgtgtgtttttcctcTGCTGTGTTCTGTGTGTCCAATGTAGCCTATTGGAGAATCGGTCTCATTAGAGTGACTCTTAGAAGGTGGCCTGGGATTAGACAGCCCCTCTGAGCACATGCATAGTGGCATCAGGAGCTTCCTGGCCTACTCCCAATCACACGGTGCCCTGCACCTCCCACCAAGGGGGAACCCCAGCTGCTGGGGATTGTCTAGTGCTTTTTGGCCCAAGAATCTCAGAGTGCTTCTAATCATCACagtagtttttgtgttttgttttgttttgtttttttcacaatCTCAGCAAGCCTGTGGTGTGACCTGGGGAGAAAGCTGAGTGTCAGGGGACACGATGAGCCAGTTGGCCCTGAAACAGGAATGGGGCAAAGTGAAAGGAGAGCCAGGagcatttaaaaatcagcatctgggccaggcaaggtggctcacacctgtgatcccagcattttgggagtccgaggcgggcggatcctgaggtcaggagatcgagaccatcctggctaacacggtgaaacctcatctctactgaaaatacaaaaaattagctgggcatggtgacaggtgcctgtagtcccagctactcgggaggctgaggcaggagaatggcatgaacccgggaggcggaggttgcagtgagccgagatcatgccactgcactccagcctgggggacagagcgagactccgtctcaaaaaaaaaaaaaaaaaaaaaaaaaatcagcatctgCCCCAGTTGTGGCCGAGACACTCTGACCTCAGGGCTCAGCACCTTTGCCATCAAGGCAGATGATGGGATATGAAGCGAAAGTGACAGGTGACTGCAGTGGCACCTCCACCATCAAGTTCAGCCTGGGCCAAGCTCCCAGCCCAGTGCTGAAAAGCCCCTGGGCCTCCCTCCACAGGCAGAGTTACAACCAGGAGGGCTGGGCAGGGAGAGCAGGGAGGATGCCTGGGGAAGGCGAAGGGAGTGGCTGCCCCTCCCAGGCTGGAAACAACAGGGCAAGCGGGGTCAGCAGGAGAATTCGGGGGCAGGATGAGTGTTAAGAGAAAAAGAGTAGAGAAGAGCCTGAAAATCAGCAACTTCCAGGGCTTTTCTGATCTGGAGGCCCAAGAGCAAGGGTGGAGCGGGGCAGATTGTCAGGTCCCGAAATGTGTGTTGACACACACAGGCTTCGGGTTAGCTGGCCTGACATGGAGAGAGAGTGCCAATGTTCCCAGGCCACAGAATCACGGAGGCCTCACCCACAGTTTTCACAGCTCTCAACTGGCCTTTGAGCATGGAAGCCTCTTCCTGCCCTGGATGTGGCGCTTCTtcctgggagaggagcagagctaCAGAGAggcaggaagttgaggcagagcAAAGGGAAGGCTTCGGAGCTCAGGCCCGGTTCATCTCAGATGCGTTTTCTAGGCCTGGAGCTGGAAGGAAGAGGAGTGGGGCAGCCTGGGACAGGAACTGCTTCTGTGGGCTGCCCACTCCCAGGGAGGGGCTCCGTAAGCTTTGCTCCTGGGCTGGATCTTGAGAGGTGGGCAGGGTGCTATGGCCAAATGAGGTCTTCCCACCAGTGGCACGGCATGGAGTTGTGGTCCCAGGCCTtggagggaatggggaatgggctGGCACCCGGCTCAGGGGAAGCGGAAGCAGACAGTGCCCCAGCAGGGGAGCTGCATGCCCCCAGGAGTCTCAGACAGACAGCCCATCACTAAGGCTGGGTGCCTTTCAGTGGAGCTACAACTGGAACCCTCCAGCTGAGGCCAGCACTCACCTAGGACTCCCTGGACCCCAGGGTTACTAACAGCAAAACCATTCCACACCCCCTTGCCGGATCTAAGCCTGTCTTAGGACCAGTCAGTGCCCCCAGGTTAGAGCCCATGGGAGTCAGCTAAGTGAGGGAGGGAAAGTGAAGGCAAAGTTGGCCTTGCACCTGGACAGCGGCCTGGCTCCTCCCCACACCTGCCTTCATTTATGACTCTGAAACATCCCCCACCTGACCAAGGGAGCCACTCTCCAGTTCTCTCACTCCACCAGGACCCTCTGTGTGCCAGGACCAGGTCATATCTCTCAGCCAAGTCTAGAAGCTCTGGGTAGAGGAGAGGAAGTGTGCAGAGGGTCCTCTGCCAAAGCTCCCTGCCTGGCCCGAGCCCGGTCACCCTGGGATTAGTGCAACACCGCCCCAGTGTGCCTCCTCTGCCTTCTACCATGCCAATTTAAAAGCAAGAAGCCTCCCCCTTCACATCCTGAGGAAATCCCCTTCCTGGTGACCAGTTGATGCAATGAAAGTTTGAAAAGTTCTTCATTTTCTAGAAGTTCTTGAATAAACATGGACTTACTAAATGCAGAGTCTGATGATGGACAGAGTTTCAAGGGGTCACTTTCAAaacattaaattaatttatttatgtagagacagggtctcgctctgtcacccaggctggagtgcagtggtacaacctcagctcactgcaacctctgccacctcccaggttcaagcgattctcatgcttcaacctcctgagtagctgggattacaggcatgagccaccgcgcccggccattttcAAAACACTGCTCCTGCATACAAACCAGTCAGAGACCACAGCCCTTGGTTCTGTGATGGCCCTGAGCCCATGCCATCACATCTGTTGGACCCCAGAGAGCTGAGCCGTGCTTTAAGATGAGGTCATGCAGTCATGCACTGGTCATTCCCACAGTCTTGAGTATCTCCAAAATCCCAAAGTGATATTTCACTTTCAGACCCTGAAAGTTTGGAGAGCTGGTTTCTTGCCTTAATTTAAGCTCTCCAAGAATGTCCCCTGTAGGGAGAAGCCTCCAGGAACTCAGAAGAGAACTCGTTCCCACTCGTTTTCCTTGCTCCACCAATCTGACCCCTGACAGATGTCAACACTGCCTGAAGGATCCTGTCCCCAGGCCAGGTCAGAATGGGCACTGCCCGTGACTCTCCCCTTCAGACTCCCCTCCCACCGGCCTCCTGTGTAGTCAGAGAACCCACTGCCCATCGCCTCCTACTGCTGCTTTGAGGTTGAGGTCCTGGCTTGAGCAGTTACCTCACTGGAGAAGAGGAGCCCCTGCCATCTGGGGTGCACTGTCCCCGCTCGTGATCTATAACAGTGGGG
Coding sequences within:
- the KCNJ5 gene encoding G protein-activated inward rectifier potassium channel 4: MAGDSRNAMNQDMEIGVTPWDPKKIPKQARDYVPIATDRTRLLAEGKKPRQRYMEKSGKCNVHHGNVQETYRYLSDLFTTLVDLKWRFNLLVFTMVYTVTWLFFGFIWWLIAYIRGDLDHVGDQEWIPCVENLSGFVSAFLFSIETETTIGYGFRVITEKCPEGIILLLVQAILGSIVNAFMVGCMFVKISQPKKRAETLMFSNNAVISMRDEKLCLMFRVGDLRNSHIVEASIRAKLIKSRQTKEGEFIPLNQTDINVGFDTGDDRLFLVSPLIISHEINEKSPFWEMSQAQLHQEEFEVVVILEGMVEATGMTCQARSSYMDTEVLWGHRFTPVLTLEKGFYEVDYNTFHDTYETNTPSCCAKELAEMKREGRLLQYLPSPPLLGGCAEAGLDAEAEQNEEDEPKGLGGSREARGLV